The proteins below come from a single Chryseobacterium capnotolerans genomic window:
- a CDS encoding GNAT family N-acetyltransferase, with translation MKEKWISHPTILEGKNVELIPLEKEHFEELYAAAADKDLWTLIPTDGSDKSIFYQNYEFALSEREAGRQYPFVIRHKKTQKLIGSTRFFEIYPSDKKLEIGWTWITKEFWGTSVNLECKLLLLSYCFDVLKTNRIQLKTKDDNFRSRKAIEKIGGVFEGILRKDKIQNDGTTRNAAYYSILDDEWENAKLKIETLIKEKEASELKQFSEKQYGIK, from the coding sequence ATGAAGGAGAAATGGATATCCCATCCAACTATTTTAGAAGGAAAAAATGTAGAGCTCATCCCTTTGGAAAAAGAACATTTTGAAGAATTATATGCTGCCGCAGCAGATAAAGACCTTTGGACATTAATTCCTACTGACGGTTCCGATAAATCAATATTCTATCAAAACTATGAATTTGCCCTATCAGAAAGAGAAGCAGGAAGGCAATATCCTTTCGTCATAAGACATAAGAAGACTCAGAAGCTGATAGGTTCCACAAGGTTTTTTGAAATATATCCATCTGATAAAAAATTAGAAATCGGCTGGACCTGGATTACAAAAGAATTTTGGGGAACATCTGTCAATCTGGAATGCAAATTACTTCTGCTCAGTTACTGTTTTGATGTATTAAAAACCAATCGTATACAACTGAAAACTAAAGATGACAACTTCAGATCAAGAAAAGCGATTGAAAAAATAGGTGGCGTATTTGAAGGTATTTTACGAAAAGACAAAATTCAGAATGACGGGACCACAAGAAATGCGGCCTATTACAGTATCCTTGATGATGAATGGGAAAATGCAAAACTGAAAATTGAAACCTTAATCAAAGAAAAAGAAGCTTCTGAGCTAAAACAATTTTCTGAGAAGCAGTATGGCATAAAATAA